The following proteins are encoded in a genomic region of Zea mays cultivar B73 chromosome 9, Zm-B73-REFERENCE-NAM-5.0, whole genome shotgun sequence:
- the LOC100285045 gene encoding carboxypeptidase C isoform 2 precursor (isoform 2 precursor is encoded by transcript variant 2), with product MHTQPIKMKRGLLVLWSLFYFSVANADTRNQAKQPLEFNQLRVSRKYVQGKQDSTPKNGTSPSVHRGSTSNQREQDKIVCMPGQTGVAEFDQYAGYVTVDAKAGRALFYYFVEAPQDPSNKPLVLWLNGGPGCSSFGSGAMVELGPFSVHSDNKTLYKKRHAWNRMANMLFIEIPAGVGYSYSNTTSDYYNTGHYIPELANLILSKNRATNVTSIKLKGVAIGNADLDDNLTLRASYDYYWMHAMISGKAYKAVKDKCGFNGTYTEDCQNAMDLATQEKGNIDDYDIYAPICQDASNPSKSSDSLVFGDPCTNHYVSSYLNRPEVQRALHANTTGLGYPWMDCSQQIFDNWKDSPETMLPSIKKLISSGTRIWLYSGDMDAVCSFISTQYVLDNLGLPIEAAWRPWRVDNEVHSPLFIR from the exons ATGCACACGCAACCTATCAAGATGAAAAGAGGCCTCCTGGTACTTTGGTCCTTGTTCTACTTCAGTGTTGCAAACGCTGACACTAGAAACCAGGCCAAGCAGCCTCTTGAGTTCaatcaattgagagtatcaaggaaaTATGTTCAAGGAAAACAAGATTCAACTCCCAAGAACGGAACCAGTCCATCAGTGCATAGAGGCTCAACAAGCAATCAACGGGAGCAGGATAAGATCGTATGTATGCCTGGGCAAACAGGGGTAGCAGAGTTTGACCAATATGCAGGATATGTGACTGTGGATGCCAAGGCTGGAAGGGCTTTGTTCTACTATTTTGTTGAGGCTCCTCAAGATCCTTCAAACAAACCTCTTGTCCTATGGCTGAATGGAG GGCCTGGCTGTTCATCCTTTGGATCTGGGGCCATGGTTGAACTTGGACCTTTCTCTGTTCATAGTGACAACAAGACACTGTACAAGAAAAGGCATGCATGGAACAGAA TGGCCAACATGTTGTTCATTGAGATCCCAGCTGGTGTTGGATACTCATATTCAAACACTACATCAGATTACTATAACACTG GTCACTATATACCAGAACTTGCAAATCTGATTCTCTCTAAGAATAGAGCCACCAATGTAACTAGTATCAAGCTTAAAGGTGTTGCG ATTGGAAATGCAGACTTGGATGATAATTTGACTCTAAGAGCATCATATGACTACTATTGGATGCATGCTATGATTTCGGGAAAAGCTTATAAAGCCGTCAAGGATAAGTGCGGCTTTAATGGGACATACACTGAAGACTGCCAAAATGCCATGGACTTAGCCACCCAAGAAAAAGGAAATATTGATGACTATGACATCTATGCACCAATATGCCAAGATGCCTCAAACCCTTCTAAATCAAGTGACTCG TTAGTGTTTGGTGATCCATGCACAAACCACTACGTCTCCTCTTACCTAAATCGTCCTGAGGTCCAAAGGGCACTCCATGCAAACACAACAGGGTTAGGCTACCCATGGATGGACTGTAG TCAGCAGATATTTGATAATTGGAAAGATTCACCAGAGACAATGCTGCCATCAATCAAGAAACTCATTTCAAGTGGCACGAGAATATGGCTGTACAG TGGTGATATGGATGCAGTGTGCTCATTCATTTCAACACAATATGTGCTGGACAATCTTGGGCTTCCTATAGAAGCAGCTTGGCGTCCATGGCGCGTCGACAATGAGGTACATAGCCCACTGTTCATCAGATGA
- the LOC100285045 gene encoding carboxypeptidase C isoform 4 precursor (isoform 4 precursor is encoded by transcript variant 4), whose translation MHTQPIKMKRGLLVLWSLFYFSVANADTRNQAKQPLEFNQLRVSRKYVQGKQDSTPKNGTSPSVHRGSTSNQREQDKIVCMPGQTGVAEFDQYAGYVTVDAKAGRALFYYFVEAPQDPSNKPLVLWLNGGPGCSSFGSGAMVELGPFSVHSDNKTLYKKRHAWNRMANMLFIEIPAGVGYSYSNTTSDYYNTGDQRTTDDAYTFLITWLEKFPEYQDRDFFITGESYAGHYIPELANLILSKNRATNVTSIKLKGVAIGNADLDDNLTLRASYDYYWMHAMISGKAYKAVKDKCGFNGTYTEDCQNAMDLATQEKGNIDDYDIYAPICQDASNPSKSSDSLVFGDPCTNHYVSSYLNRPEVQRALHANTTGLGYPWMDCSQQIFDNWKDSPETMLPSIKKLISSGTRIWLYSGDMDAVCSFISTQYVLDNLGLPIEAAWRPWRVDNEVHSPLFIR comes from the exons ATGCACACGCAACCTATCAAGATGAAAAGAGGCCTCCTGGTACTTTGGTCCTTGTTCTACTTCAGTGTTGCAAACGCTGACACTAGAAACCAGGCCAAGCAGCCTCTTGAGTTCaatcaattgagagtatcaaggaaaTATGTTCAAGGAAAACAAGATTCAACTCCCAAGAACGGAACCAGTCCATCAGTGCATAGAGGCTCAACAAGCAATCAACGGGAGCAGGATAAGATCGTATGTATGCCTGGGCAAACAGGGGTAGCAGAGTTTGACCAATATGCAGGATATGTGACTGTGGATGCCAAGGCTGGAAGGGCTTTGTTCTACTATTTTGTTGAGGCTCCTCAAGATCCTTCAAACAAACCTCTTGTCCTATGGCTGAATGGAG GGCCTGGCTGTTCATCCTTTGGATCTGGGGCCATGGTTGAACTTGGACCTTTCTCTGTTCATAGTGACAACAAGACACTGTACAAGAAAAGGCATGCATGGAACAGAA TGGCCAACATGTTGTTCATTGAGATCCCAGCTGGTGTTGGATACTCATATTCAAACACTACATCAGATTACTATAACACTGGTGACCAAAGAACAACAGATGATGCATATACCTTTCTTATTACTTGGCTAGAGAAATTTCCTGAATATCAGGACCGTGATTTCTTCATAACTGGTGAGAGCTATGCAGGTCACTATATACCAGAACTTGCAAATCTGATTCTCTCTAAGAATAGAGCCACCAATGTAACTAGTATCAAGCTTAAAGGTGTTGCG ATTGGAAATGCAGACTTGGATGATAATTTGACTCTAAGAGCATCATATGACTACTATTGGATGCATGCTATGATTTCGGGAAAAGCTTATAAAGCCGTCAAGGATAAGTGCGGCTTTAATGGGACATACACTGAAGACTGCCAAAATGCCATGGACTTAGCCACCCAAGAAAAAGGAAATATTGATGACTATGACATCTATGCACCAATATGCCAAGATGCCTCAAACCCTTCTAAATCAAGTGACTCG TTAGTGTTTGGTGATCCATGCACAAACCACTACGTCTCCTCTTACCTAAATCGTCCTGAGGTCCAAAGGGCACTCCATGCAAACACAACAGGGTTAGGCTACCCATGGATGGACTGTAG TCAGCAGATATTTGATAATTGGAAAGATTCACCAGAGACAATGCTGCCATCAATCAAGAAACTCATTTCAAGTGGCACGAGAATATGGCTGTACAG TGGTGATATGGATGCAGTGTGCTCATTCATTTCAACACAATATGTGCTGGACAATCTTGGGCTTCCTATAGAAGCAGCTTGGCGTCCATGGCGCGTCGACAATGAGGTACATAGCCCACTGTTCATCAGATGA
- the LOC100285045 gene encoding carboxypeptidase C isoform 1 precursor (isoform 1 precursor is encoded by transcript variant 1) encodes MHTQPIKMKRGLLVLWSLFYFSVANADTRNQAKQPLEFNQLRVSRKYVQGKQDSTPKNGTSPSVHRGSTSNQREQDKIVCMPGQTGVAEFDQYAGYVTVDAKAGRALFYYFVEAPQDPSNKPLVLWLNGGPGCSSFGSGAMVELGPFSVHSDNKTLYKKRHAWNRMANMLFIEIPAGVGYSYSNTTSDYYNTGDQRTTDDAYTFLITWLEKFPEYQDRDFFITGESYAGHYIPELANLILSKNRATNVTSIKLKGVAIGNADLDDNLTLRASYDYYWMHAMISGKAYKAVKDKCGFNGTYTEDCQNAMDLATQEKGNIDDYDIYAPICQDASNPSKSSDSLVFGDPCTNHYVSSYLNRPEVQRALHANTTGLGYPWMDCSQQIFDNWKDSPETMLPSIKKLISSGTRIWLYSGDMDAVCSFISTQYVLDNLGLPIEAAWRPWRVDNEVAGYVIGYKGLVFVTVRGAGHMVPYYQPRRALALFSSFLEGELPPR; translated from the exons ATGCACACGCAACCTATCAAGATGAAAAGAGGCCTCCTGGTACTTTGGTCCTTGTTCTACTTCAGTGTTGCAAACGCTGACACTAGAAACCAGGCCAAGCAGCCTCTTGAGTTCaatcaattgagagtatcaaggaaaTATGTTCAAGGAAAACAAGATTCAACTCCCAAGAACGGAACCAGTCCATCAGTGCATAGAGGCTCAACAAGCAATCAACGGGAGCAGGATAAGATCGTATGTATGCCTGGGCAAACAGGGGTAGCAGAGTTTGACCAATATGCAGGATATGTGACTGTGGATGCCAAGGCTGGAAGGGCTTTGTTCTACTATTTTGTTGAGGCTCCTCAAGATCCTTCAAACAAACCTCTTGTCCTATGGCTGAATGGAG GGCCTGGCTGTTCATCCTTTGGATCTGGGGCCATGGTTGAACTTGGACCTTTCTCTGTTCATAGTGACAACAAGACACTGTACAAGAAAAGGCATGCATGGAACAGAA TGGCCAACATGTTGTTCATTGAGATCCCAGCTGGTGTTGGATACTCATATTCAAACACTACATCAGATTACTATAACACTGGTGACCAAAGAACAACAGATGATGCATATACCTTTCTTATTACTTGGCTAGAGAAATTTCCTGAATATCAGGACCGTGATTTCTTCATAACTGGTGAGAGCTATGCAGGTCACTATATACCAGAACTTGCAAATCTGATTCTCTCTAAGAATAGAGCCACCAATGTAACTAGTATCAAGCTTAAAGGTGTTGCG ATTGGAAATGCAGACTTGGATGATAATTTGACTCTAAGAGCATCATATGACTACTATTGGATGCATGCTATGATTTCGGGAAAAGCTTATAAAGCCGTCAAGGATAAGTGCGGCTTTAATGGGACATACACTGAAGACTGCCAAAATGCCATGGACTTAGCCACCCAAGAAAAAGGAAATATTGATGACTATGACATCTATGCACCAATATGCCAAGATGCCTCAAACCCTTCTAAATCAAGTGACTCG TTAGTGTTTGGTGATCCATGCACAAACCACTACGTCTCCTCTTACCTAAATCGTCCTGAGGTCCAAAGGGCACTCCATGCAAACACAACAGGGTTAGGCTACCCATGGATGGACTGTAG TCAGCAGATATTTGATAATTGGAAAGATTCACCAGAGACAATGCTGCCATCAATCAAGAAACTCATTTCAAGTGGCACGAGAATATGGCTGTACAG TGGTGATATGGATGCAGTGTGCTCATTCATTTCAACACAATATGTGCTGGACAATCTTGGGCTTCCTATAGAAGCAGCTTGGCGTCCATGGCGCGTCGACAATGAG GTTGCTGGCTACGTCATTGGGTATAAAGGGCTGGTCTTCGTGACGGTCAGAGGAGCTGGGCACATGGTGCCATACTACCAGCCTCGCAGGGCATTGGCATTATTCTCGTCATTCCTCGAAGGGGAGCTCCCTCCACGCTGA
- the LOC100285045 gene encoding carboxypeptidase C isoform 3 precursor (isoform 3 precursor is encoded by transcript variant 3) gives MHTQPIKMKRGLLVLWSLFYFSVANADTRNQAKQPLEFNQLRVSRKYVQGKQDSTPKNGTSPSVHRGSTSNQREQDKIVCMPGQTGVAEFDQYAGYVTVDAKAGRALFYYFVEAPQDPSNKPLVLWLNGGPGCSSFGSGAMVELGPFSVHSDNKTLYKKRHAWNRMANMLFIEIPAGVGYSYSNTTSDYYNTGHYIPELANLILSKNRATNVTSIKLKGVAIGNADLDDNLTLRASYDYYWMHAMISGKAYKAVKDKCGFNGTYTEDCQNAMDLATQEKGNIDDYDIYAPICQDASNPSKSSDSLVFGDPCTNHYVSSYLNRPEVQRALHANTTGLGYPWMDCSQQIFDNWKDSPETMLPSIKKLISSGTRIWLYSGDMDAVCSFISTQYVLDNLGLPIEAAWRPWRVDNEVAGYVIGYKGLVFVTVRGAGHMVPYYQPRRALALFSSFLEGELPPR, from the exons ATGCACACGCAACCTATCAAGATGAAAAGAGGCCTCCTGGTACTTTGGTCCTTGTTCTACTTCAGTGTTGCAAACGCTGACACTAGAAACCAGGCCAAGCAGCCTCTTGAGTTCaatcaattgagagtatcaaggaaaTATGTTCAAGGAAAACAAGATTCAACTCCCAAGAACGGAACCAGTCCATCAGTGCATAGAGGCTCAACAAGCAATCAACGGGAGCAGGATAAGATCGTATGTATGCCTGGGCAAACAGGGGTAGCAGAGTTTGACCAATATGCAGGATATGTGACTGTGGATGCCAAGGCTGGAAGGGCTTTGTTCTACTATTTTGTTGAGGCTCCTCAAGATCCTTCAAACAAACCTCTTGTCCTATGGCTGAATGGAG GGCCTGGCTGTTCATCCTTTGGATCTGGGGCCATGGTTGAACTTGGACCTTTCTCTGTTCATAGTGACAACAAGACACTGTACAAGAAAAGGCATGCATGGAACAGAA TGGCCAACATGTTGTTCATTGAGATCCCAGCTGGTGTTGGATACTCATATTCAAACACTACATCAGATTACTATAACACTG GTCACTATATACCAGAACTTGCAAATCTGATTCTCTCTAAGAATAGAGCCACCAATGTAACTAGTATCAAGCTTAAAGGTGTTGCG ATTGGAAATGCAGACTTGGATGATAATTTGACTCTAAGAGCATCATATGACTACTATTGGATGCATGCTATGATTTCGGGAAAAGCTTATAAAGCCGTCAAGGATAAGTGCGGCTTTAATGGGACATACACTGAAGACTGCCAAAATGCCATGGACTTAGCCACCCAAGAAAAAGGAAATATTGATGACTATGACATCTATGCACCAATATGCCAAGATGCCTCAAACCCTTCTAAATCAAGTGACTCG TTAGTGTTTGGTGATCCATGCACAAACCACTACGTCTCCTCTTACCTAAATCGTCCTGAGGTCCAAAGGGCACTCCATGCAAACACAACAGGGTTAGGCTACCCATGGATGGACTGTAG TCAGCAGATATTTGATAATTGGAAAGATTCACCAGAGACAATGCTGCCATCAATCAAGAAACTCATTTCAAGTGGCACGAGAATATGGCTGTACAG TGGTGATATGGATGCAGTGTGCTCATTCATTTCAACACAATATGTGCTGGACAATCTTGGGCTTCCTATAGAAGCAGCTTGGCGTCCATGGCGCGTCGACAATGAG GTTGCTGGCTACGTCATTGGGTATAAAGGGCTGGTCTTCGTGACGGTCAGAGGAGCTGGGCACATGGTGCCATACTACCAGCCTCGCAGGGCATTGGCATTATTCTCGTCATTCCTCGAAGGGGAGCTCCCTCCACGCTGA